A single region of the Sphingobium sp. TKS genome encodes:
- a CDS encoding translocation/assembly module TamB domain-containing protein, producing the protein MTEDQSQTTLPPRRRRAWDGRWQRWIAGLLATLLLIIAGTLAWLDTAPGHRFLVSRIARISPPSGLRIHVDRIDGSIYRKAILHGLTLSDPKGAFLDAPRVELDWWPFAWLSNRLDIDRLVIPEATLRKLPKLNPSERQGPILPGFDIRLMQFSVGRLIIDWGVTGKIQQATLLGDADIRGGRAIIDLSARVLNGEDALNIALDSRPDDDKFDLDVTVNAPKGGVLAVMAGLKQDANLRIHGKGSWTRWDGRLAGTLDSEPAIDLKLAARSGTYAATGTIEGSAIAGQGLFQRLSAPRLAIQASGSMADRVIDGKLSLRSTAIDLSADGGIDLRNNALDNLLVDVKLARPQALLKSMTGRDIAARIRLDGPLAGFGYEYLLTAKQLAFGKTVIHDVRADGKGRKAKGGPALIPVHLRARRLDGQGELVEGIIRNFVLDGVLQLKNQQIVSNPMTVRSDKLRGKLIMIADLRTGRYDFGLDGQISGLAIRGLGIVDVTSKLRAIPGPKGAFTLSGNAMARMRRLDNSFLRSLGGGLPVARSALSLGPDGQLQFTNLHLDAPLLTLTAKGYRRRDGTFHFEGGGQHKSYGPLRLILEGKIDRPTVDLVLQSPLKALGVTDMHAHLIPDAAGYSFTAEGGSTLGPFTGNGAILLPPGGQAIVRIARVTASGVTASGDLRPVTGGLNGTLNVSGPVTGTIAFAPVSGVQQLKLALVATDASFDGPTAITVRRGKLDATILLDPSGTSINATAQARGLRVGAIQIGRLAANADLVDGSGKVRASISGQRGRLFDLTGEAQVTPGRIQLQAGGTVDKRPIKLTRAAIFTRTQDGWRLDPASISFAGGSLQLGGELSGQTTSIEARLEKLPLSLLDIAYDNLGLGGTATGSLSYVHTRGGMPTGKAELRVRGLSRSGLSLSSRPVDAGVNAVLTHDRLATRMIFVADGQTIGRAQALLTPLGPEGSLVERLNRAPLFAQLRYNGTADTLWRLTGVEIVDISGPVSVTADARGTLGDPAITGSLATDSAAINSPITGMRLHGVKARGRFSGAQLVMTDFSAAAQNGGTVTGTGSFTFNGIAGVGMDLRLQAENAALLERDDIAATVTGPITLSSTGKGGTIGGDLILNRSRFTMGRAAAVAQIPELRVIEINRRGDEIERPRTVVPWALAIKARARNRLIVTGLGLDSEWRADLDIGGTVTNPAIGGTADLVRGTYDFAGRRFDLKEGKIQFDGRTPVNPMLDIDAEANVSDLTATIHVGGTGLKPVISFTSVPALPQDELLSRILFGTSITNLSAPEALQLASAVGSLQGQGGLDPINAVRKAAGLDRLRIIAADPTQGQGTSIAAGKYLTRKTYVELITDGQGYSATRIEYQVTRWLSLLGAISTLGRESVNVRVSKDY; encoded by the coding sequence ATGACAGAAGATCAGTCCCAAACGACCCTGCCGCCACGCCGCCGCCGTGCCTGGGACGGCCGTTGGCAGCGCTGGATCGCGGGGCTGCTCGCGACGCTGCTGCTCATTATCGCAGGCACCTTGGCCTGGCTCGACACCGCGCCCGGCCACCGCTTCCTCGTTTCCCGCATCGCCCGGATCAGCCCGCCTTCGGGCCTGCGCATCCATGTCGACCGGATCGACGGCAGCATATACCGCAAGGCGATCCTCCACGGCCTCACCTTGTCCGATCCCAAGGGCGCCTTCCTTGACGCGCCACGCGTGGAACTCGACTGGTGGCCCTTCGCCTGGCTCTCCAACCGGCTCGACATTGATCGCCTCGTCATCCCGGAGGCGACCCTGCGCAAGCTGCCCAAGCTCAACCCCAGCGAGCGGCAAGGCCCGATCCTCCCCGGCTTCGACATCCGCCTGATGCAGTTTTCGGTCGGCCGCCTGATCATCGACTGGGGCGTCACCGGCAAGATTCAGCAGGCCACGCTGTTGGGCGACGCCGACATTCGTGGTGGCCGCGCGATCATCGACCTCTCGGCTCGCGTGCTGAACGGCGAGGATGCGCTCAACATCGCGCTCGACAGTCGTCCGGACGACGACAAGTTCGACCTCGACGTCACTGTCAACGCTCCCAAGGGTGGGGTATTGGCCGTCATGGCGGGCCTGAAACAGGACGCCAATCTGCGCATCCACGGCAAGGGCAGCTGGACCCGCTGGGATGGCCGCCTCGCCGGTACGCTCGACAGCGAACCCGCCATCGACCTGAAACTGGCCGCCCGCAGCGGGACCTATGCCGCCACCGGCACGATCGAAGGCTCCGCCATAGCGGGGCAGGGTCTGTTCCAGCGTCTTTCCGCGCCGCGCCTGGCCATCCAGGCCAGCGGATCGATGGCCGACCGTGTGATCGACGGCAAGCTCTCGCTCCGCTCCACCGCGATCGATCTTAGTGCCGATGGCGGCATCGACCTGCGCAACAATGCGCTCGATAATCTGCTGGTCGATGTGAAGCTCGCCCGCCCGCAGGCGCTGCTCAAATCGATGACCGGCCGCGACATCGCCGCCCGTATCCGCCTGGACGGTCCGCTTGCCGGGTTCGGCTATGAATATCTGCTGACTGCAAAGCAACTCGCCTTCGGCAAGACGGTGATCCACGATGTCCGCGCCGACGGGAAGGGGCGCAAGGCCAAGGGCGGCCCCGCGCTGATACCCGTCCATCTGCGCGCGCGCCGTCTGGACGGGCAGGGGGAGCTGGTCGAAGGCATCATCCGCAATTTCGTGCTCGACGGCGTGCTCCAGCTCAAGAACCAGCAGATCGTCAGCAACCCGATGACTGTCCGCTCCGACAAGTTGCGCGGCAAGCTCATCATGATCGCGGATCTCAGGACGGGCCGTTATGATTTCGGCCTTGACGGTCAGATCAGCGGTCTCGCCATTCGCGGCCTCGGCATCGTCGACGTCACGTCGAAACTGCGCGCGATCCCCGGTCCCAAGGGCGCCTTCACCCTTAGCGGCAACGCCATGGCGCGGATGCGGCGGCTCGACAACAGCTTCCTGCGCTCGCTGGGCGGCGGCTTGCCGGTGGCCCGCAGCGCGCTCTCGCTGGGGCCGGACGGCCAGCTTCAATTCACCAACCTCCACCTCGACGCGCCGCTGCTCACCCTCACGGCCAAGGGTTATCGCCGCCGCGATGGCACCTTCCATTTCGAAGGCGGCGGCCAGCACAAAAGCTATGGCCCGCTGCGCCTCATTTTGGAGGGCAAGATCGACCGCCCGACCGTCGACCTCGTCCTGCAAAGCCCATTGAAGGCGCTGGGCGTCACCGACATGCACGCGCATCTGATCCCTGACGCGGCGGGTTACAGCTTCACGGCAGAGGGCGGCTCCACCCTTGGTCCCTTCACCGGCAATGGCGCGATCCTGCTGCCGCCCGGTGGGCAGGCCATCGTCCGCATCGCCCGCGTCACGGCCTCCGGCGTGACCGCCAGCGGCGACCTGCGCCCGGTCACGGGTGGCCTGAACGGCACGCTCAACGTCAGCGGCCCCGTCACCGGCACCATCGCCTTCGCGCCGGTCAGCGGCGTGCAGCAACTCAAGCTCGCGCTTGTCGCCACCGACGCCAGCTTTGACGGCCCCACCGCCATCACCGTCCGCCGTGGCAAGCTGGACGCCACGATCCTGCTCGATCCTTCGGGCACCTCGATCAACGCCACGGCGCAGGCGCGGGGGCTTCGCGTCGGCGCCATCCAGATCGGCCGCCTGGCCGCCAATGCCGATCTGGTCGACGGCAGCGGCAAGGTCCGCGCCAGCATTTCCGGCCAGCGCGGCCGCCTGTTCGACCTCACCGGCGAAGCGCAGGTCACGCCCGGCCGCATCCAGCTTCAGGCCGGCGGTACTGTCGACAAGCGCCCGATCAAGCTGACCCGCGCCGCCATATTCACCCGCACGCAAGATGGCTGGCGCCTCGATCCTGCGTCGATCAGCTTCGCGGGCGGCTCGCTCCAACTGGGCGGCGAACTGAGCGGCCAGACCACCAGCATAGAGGCGCGCCTGGAAAAGCTGCCGCTCTCGCTGCTCGACATCGCCTATGACAATCTCGGCCTCGGTGGCACGGCGACCGGCTCGCTCAGCTATGTCCATACTCGCGGCGGCATGCCCACCGGCAAGGCGGAACTGCGTGTGCGCGGCCTGTCCCGTTCCGGCCTGTCGCTCAGTTCCCGCCCGGTCGATGCCGGCGTCAACGCGGTCCTCACTCACGACCGGCTCGCGACCCGCATGATCTTCGTCGCGGATGGCCAGACCATCGGCCGCGCTCAGGCGTTGCTCACGCCGCTCGGGCCTGAAGGCAGCCTTGTCGAGCGCCTCAACCGCGCTCCGCTCTTCGCGCAGCTTCGTTATAATGGCACCGCCGACACGCTCTGGCGCCTGACCGGGGTGGAGATCGTCGACATATCCGGCCCCGTCAGCGTCACCGCCGACGCACGCGGCACGCTGGGAGATCCCGCCATCACTGGCTCGCTCGCCACCGACAGCGCTGCGATCAACAGCCCCATCACCGGCATGCGCCTGCACGGCGTCAAGGCGCGGGGCCGCTTCTCCGGCGCGCAACTGGTCATGACCGATTTCAGCGCCGCCGCGCAAAATGGGGGGACGGTCACGGGTACGGGCAGCTTCACCTTCAACGGCATCGCAGGCGTCGGCATGGATTTGCGCCTGCAAGCCGAAAATGCGGCCCTGCTGGAGCGGGACGACATAGCCGCCACCGTCACCGGCCCGATCACGCTCAGTTCCACCGGCAAGGGCGGCACCATCGGCGGCGACCTCATCCTCAACCGCAGCCGCTTCACCATGGGTCGCGCCGCCGCCGTCGCGCAAATCCCCGAACTTCGGGTCATCGAGATCAACCGCCGTGGCGATGAGATCGAGCGTCCGCGCACCGTCGTCCCCTGGGCGCTGGCGATCAAGGCGCGCGCCCGCAACCGCCTGATCGTCACTGGCCTGGGCCTCGACAGCGAATGGCGCGCCGATCTCGACATTGGCGGCACCGTCACCAATCCCGCCATCGGGGGCACCGCCGACCTCGTCCGCGGCACCTATGATTTCGCCGGCCGCCGCTTCGACCTCAAGGAAGGCAAGATCCAGTTCGACGGCCGCACCCCCGTCAACCCTATGCTCGACATCGATGCGGAGGCGAATGTCAGCGACCTGACCGCCACCATCCATGTCGGCGGCACGGGTCTCAAGCCCGTCATCAGCTTCACCAGCGTACCGGCGTTGCCGCAGGACGAACTGCTCTCCCGAATCCTCTTCGGCACATCGATCACCAACCTGTCCGCGCCAGAAGCGCTGCAATTGGCTTCGGCGGTCGGTTCGCTCCAGGGGCAGGGCGGCCTTGACCCGATCAAC